The Haloplanus sp. CK5-1 genome segment CGCGGACCCGCGCGTTCGAGGCGCGGTCGGAGCGCCCTCGGCCAGCGCGCGACGAGAAGGTCCTCGCGGGGTGGAACGGCCTCGCCATCTCCGCTATCGCCACCGGCGCGCGAACCCTCGATCCGGCGCTCGTGGGGCTGGCGACCGACGCCCTCGGGTTCGTCCGCGAGAAGCTCTGGGACGCCGAGGCGGGGCACCTCTCCCGGCGGTACAAGAGTGTCTCCGAGCCACGGTCGGAGGCAGGCGAGACCGCGTCTCGACGTGGCGACGTCCAGGTCGACGGCTACCTCGACGACTACGCCTTCCTCGCGAGGGGCGCGTTCGACTGCTATCAGGTGACCGGCGAGGTCGACCACCTCGCGTTCGCGGTCGACCTCGCCCGCGAGATCCGCGCGGAGTTCTGGGACCCGGAGGCGGGAACGCTCTACTACACGCCGGCGAGCGGGGAGGGGCTGGTCACGCGACCCCAGGAACTGAACGACCGGTCGACGCCGTCGAGTATCGGGGTCGCGGCCGCCCTGTTCGACGACCTCGACCTCTTCGTCCCCGACGAGGGGTTCGGCGACGTGACCGAGCGCCTCCTGTCGACACACGCCGACCGCATCCGCGGGAGCCCGCTCGAACACGCGTCGCTCGTCCTCGCGGCCGACGCCCACGCTCGCGGACCGGTCGAACTGACGCTCGCGGCCGACGACCTCCCGGCGTCGTGGCGGGAGCGCCTGGCCGAAGCGTACCTCCCGACGGGCATCGTCGCGCCACGACCCGCCTCGGACGCCGACTTGGAGGCGTGGCTGGACGCCCTCGGCGTCGACGAGACCCCGCCGATCTGGGCGAACCGCGAGGCCGTCGACGGTGAACCGACGGTCTACGCCTGTCGGGACTTCACCTGCTCGCCGCCCCAGACCGACCTCGACGCGGCGCTGTCGTGGCTGTCGGAGTGACGCCGGCGCTTACGCCTCGGCCCGTTCGCTGATCCGCTCGGCGAGATACTCGGCGATGGTGACCGGTTCCTCCTCGACGAAACGCACGATCTCCTCGCCATCGCGCTCGACGACGACGGTCGGGATGTACTCGATCCCGTACTCGTCGACGCCCTCACCCCGCTTGTCGTCGTCGACGGGGAACTGCTCGATCCGGTCTGCGGGGACGCCCGCGGCGTTGAGGGCGGCCGCGAAACCGGGGAGTTGGGCCGTGCAGTCGCCACACCAGTCCGCCCCCCAGACGAGGAAGGTGAGGCCCTCGCGGCTAAGCGCCTCGCGCACGTCGTCGTCGCCGTCCCACTCGCCGTCGGGATTCATGGTTTCGAGCATGGGAGGAGGTACCACGTCCACGGTGTTAACCTCCGCGTTCCGCGCCGGTCGAGTCGCTACCTATTCGTATCCGGCGACCACCCGTGTGAACGACGCGATGGTCGAGGAACCCGACGACAACCCGTACGTTCGAACACCGGAGACGTCGTTCGACCCGATCGAGGACGTGCACGAGGACGCGGCCCGAGAGCAGGCCGAACGGCTGCGCGAGGCGATCGAGTAC includes the following:
- a CDS encoding thioredoxin family protein, with product MVPPPMLETMNPDGEWDGDDDVREALSREGLTFLVWGADWCGDCTAQLPGFAAALNAAGVPADRIEQFPVDDDKRGEGVDEYGIEYIPTVVVERDGEEIVRFVEEEPVTIAEYLAERISERAEA